The genomic window tgtcttaaaactcaacattcagaaaactaagatcatggcatctggttccatcacttcacagcaaatagatggggaaacagtggaaacagtgactttatttgggggggggctccaaaatcactgcagatggtgacttcagccatgaagttaaaagatgcttgctccttggaataaaagttatgaccaacctagacaacgtattaaaaagcagagacattactttgccaacaaaggtctgtctagccaaagttatggtttttccagtagtcatgtatggatgtgagagttggactacaaagaaagctgagcactgaagaattaaggcttttgaactgtggtgttgaagaaaactcttgagagtcccttggacagcaaggagatccaaccagaccatcctaaagcaaatcagtcctgaatattcattggaaggactgatgctgaagctaactctccaatactttggccacatgatgtgaagaacttagttgtctgaaaagaccctgatgctgggaaagattgaaggtgggagcagaagaggacaacagaggatgagatggttggatggcctcacctaatctacggacatgagtttgagtaaactccaggaattggtgatggacagggaggtctggcgtgctgcaatccatggggtcacaaagagtcggagatgactgagtgactgaactgaactgaacaggcagATGGGATTCATTTCCACGTTGTCTTTGGCCAAGCATTCTGATTCAGAGCCCTTCCTGGTTGCACTCTCATTGCTCAGCAAGATGGATGGCAGCGACAACCATTCTGGGAGGTAGTCGTACacatggtgtctccttttgacgtttcccaaactcttccagttggtggtgacTTCGTAGTTCCATGTTCTTTTACCAGGATCTCcggtcataaaacaactcatgaaaATTGTtgctatggtgcctggccagggttggcagtttcaatcagtgtgcttcccctacaCTTCTAAAGGCAAATCAATGGGTCTTCACAGTCTTAATTGATAAAATCCAGAGTCCTCAATTTCCCAGTTTTCTCCAGAAGCCCATTTCTCTTCTCCTGTTTTCTGACACAAGCCTGAAATTGTCGTTCTGTGAGTCTTTTGAGAAACTGCTAGTGAAACCAGCGGTGGAATCCCCCAAGGATACCCCAGGCTCATGTCTGTGCTCGCCAAGGTGGCAGAGCACTCTGAATCAGTCATTATCTGCTCATTATTCTCTTCCTAATCCTCAACCCTTCTTTTGAGACACAGCGGAGTATTTTCACTTTAAATCCTCCTCCAAAATACGCTCAAGGTCAAATTCCATAGAGGGTGGTTAAGGTAGGGCTCCAAGAGAGGAGTGGAAAGGtgtggaggagggcatcgcaggcagagaaaagacaaaacatTGTTATAAATAATTGTAATGTCTTATAATACTTAGTAATTATTGATTCAAGGCGTGTTGGAGCCATTGTTAACGCTAATTCTTTCCCAAGAGGTTTTGattctggaggagagaatggcggGGGGTTAGCGGGGACTTTCCCAACTCTGAAAGGTAACAGAGGCAGCGGAAGGGCTACGCTGGAACCCGCAACAGCAGGGAGTTGCCAATCTGCGAAGTCCCAGTTGCTTAAGGTGCCAGCGAGCACGGGCGTGGACGCAAATCCTGTTTGCCCAAGGTAACGTCTTGAGACCTCGGTGTCCAATCAGTACGAGAGTAAATATCCGACGCGGCGCAGGGTGTAAGGCGCCCCTCGGGCTCCCGGTACCGCCTCGGAGGGCTCAGCCCGCCTCGGCCACGCCCTCGAGGCGTTTCCAGGCGTCCGGGCCGGTTAGCCACCCGATTGGCCGGGAGGCCGGAAACCCGGCCCCGGGCGCCACGTGTACTAGGGGCCTGCCGGAAGGCGAAGGCCGGCGCTGACTCGGCGGGCGTGTGCGGCGCGGGTCTGGCCGGGGCTGCGTCGCCATGGAGCGGGACGGGGATCAGCTGTCCGCGCGGCCCACCCTCGAGACCGAGGGGCTGCGTTTCCTTCACGTCACGGGTGAGTGGGCGCGCGTCGCGGGCCGCGGGGCCGCGTCCTCATCGCCGGCTCGCCGCCATGTTCAGTGAGTAGTTTTACACGGCGCTGTGGGCTGGGCCGGCCGGAGGCCAGACGCGGCCGGTACCAGCAGGCCTGGGCGGTGGGCCGAAGGCGCGCGCGGAGGCTCGCCCGGAGCCCGGCTTCCCTGGGCTTTGCTGTCGGCCCTTGTTTGCCCGAGTCCTTTATCTCGCGCGACACAGGCGGTTCAAGCCCTTCCGGGTCGCGGTTTACTGGGCTCACAGGGTCCTTGACGTTTGCCGCCAAGCCGCGCTTCCCCCACCACCGCGCTCTTGCGCACGCCCCCAAACTCTGCCCTGTGCCAGCCCCCCGCGGCTACTCTTTTCCGTACGTTGCCTGGATCGTTAAAGCCCTTCCCTTCCTGATTCGGACACACTCCGTCATCCTTCAAAACCCGGCTGACGAGCCCTGCCTGCCCCGGGGTTGCCCCTCCGATTCCCCAGAGGGCTGAGAAGCACCTTCTCAGGGATCCCTGGATTGTACTTCTCGCTGTTTTAACTACCTTCTTAGGAAGTCTTCCGCTAGGAAAGCTCGGTGGAAGTgtcatttttagtttcttgaaaacttatttttttcagtgGGCTCCCTGCTGGCCACTTACGGCTGGTACATCGTCTTCAGCTGCATCCTTCTCTACGTGGTGTTTCAGAAGCTTTCCACCCGGTTGAGGGCCTTGAGGCAGAGGCACTTAGATCAAGCTGCCGCTGCTCTGggttagtatgtgtgtgtgtgtgtgtatgagcatGTGCGCGCGTgtacactcagttgtgtccgagtctttggggccatggactggagcctgccaagctcctctgtccatgggattttccagggaagaggacTGAAGGCGTGGCTTTACCCGTACTTATTGTAGTATTTATAAGTTAGTCTATTGTTACGAGTAAGAGGTATCAGTCTAATCCGTGTGGGAGGTAAACTGAAGTTGATTTTGGTGAATTGCagtagtgtgtttttttttaatttcagagttTTTGATGGGGTGAAAAACCTGCTTAATGATGTGTAGAACACCCTCTGCTTGCATCATTCTTTATTTACAGGAGAGAGTAAAATGAAAACGTCAAAGCTTCTGCATACTTATGGGTGTGCCTACTAACTCTCAGTTATCTCTAGAACCCTAGTGAGTGACAGGAAACTCAGCCTTAGTTCCTCACATCCACTGCATTCTGCTTTTCAAAACTTACTCATCAGACCTGATGGCAGATTTACACATGGCTGTTTAAAAAACTCATTCCCTCTAAAACAGCCTTTTAACTTGTTAGAAGTTACAGCTTCTGAGAACATAGTCAAAAGAAATgttcagtatttttataatagTAGTATAATTAAATAAATGCTAATCGTCAGTGATCCAAGTCACCACAGTTATGAAGCTGGGGAAGAAACAAACATCATAACATAATAGTTGTCATTAGCAGAAGGACCTAAAAAATTCCTTTACTCTCCTCTCCCATGAAACCCTGTGGTCCTTCAATCATCTCAGTAGTTTTGGTTGTTGGCTGTATATCCCAAAAAACAAAGTACAGTTGTAAATCTTGCTTAAGTTGTGGGATAATGTGACGTGGGTGAGGTTAGAGAACAGCTTCAGTCACCTGGTACAGCCGTTGCTGTCACTGTGATCTGCTGACAGCTGAGGAGTGGATTTATAATATAATGGGATGGGCATCTCAGAAGAGTTTGTTTTAAGGAAGCGTTGCACAAAGTAAATGTGCAGTGAAAGGTATACTTTGTGTTGTACAATTTTGTTAGGAAAATTAGGTTTAAAAAATCCacacataatttctttttttctaagaatAAAACAGCAATTTCAAATGTTGTTACAATTCACATTTCTATAAAGTAGAActatagtttcatttttaaaagtaaaactctGTTCATCTCTGCCACCACACAAACCCACACCCACCCAGCCATACCTATTTTGTGTTCTGTTGTACGTGCATTCAGTTAAATGACCTTTTTTCCATTGCTTTTTACTGTCTGTAGGTAATGGTGATCCCATATCCTTTGGATGGTGCTAGTGTGAACATAATAGTTgtagtttgtttctttgtttagaaAATTAGTCACACTACTGTGTAGTTCCCCTTAGTGCTCCTTAAACACAGTGGTCTGCATAAAACAGAAAACTTGATTGTGTTTTTGGGTAATTTGCTTTGTTGTATAAaccagataaaaataaatatctgggGCGGTCATTTCTATTAACACTAGTTggcagaatttttcttttctgtagaaaCAAGAATAGAATACCTAAATACCTTTCCCTTTTTCTGGTATATATCTAGACTAATTAGGTGATAGCTAATGATCAGAAAACTTGCTTTCCCTTGGTTATTTCTAGAATTCTGGTCAGCCTAGAGGCTGGGAGTTAGGAGGTATCCTGGATGTGAAATCAAATTTTGCTGTGGCTGCCACACCACTTATATTTGAATCATAGGGCCCAGGCCAGATTCTCTGAATTGGGATTGCTcagagagcccagaaatctgTTGTGAACAGAGATTTCTGATGCTGTAAGTATTTTAACAAGGACTCTGAACTGAGGCTATGTGATAGTCTCCTTCCCCTTTAGGCAGTAATTAAATACATGCAGAAGGATAGACTTACTCATGTTAAAAAAGGTTTTTGTATTGTTTGATTTCTGTACACTTCTAATATAGATCTCAAgagtttccattttatattttacaaagtgctttattccaatttttttctgccttttcagaACCTGATATTGTTGTTAAACGACAGGAGGCTTTAGCAGCTGCTCGTTTGAAAATGCAAGAAGAATTAAATGCACAAGTTGAAaagcataaagagaaattaagacagGTATGTACTGGTTTTAATTTGAGTACATGATATTTGAGGTTTAGTTGgtaaaagtgtgtatgtgtgtgcatgcactcaCATTATGGTGGGTAAAGGGAACAGTTTTAGGCTGAATCATTTCCACTTAGCTAAGTATTGCTCAGCATGTTTTAGTTGTAATTTCTTAATGTTCAGGGGTGAAATGCTCTTAAATAATTACTCTTAAATACTCttgtatttatgtttttacttttaagtGGTTCCCTTATAGCAGTATTTTGCCCATAAAACCGTGTGCTATGTGCAGGAGCCGTACCACCAGACACAGAACACACATTCAGCATCTTGCTTCATGGTTGGTTTCAAGCTTTGCATCTCACAGGACCTGACTTGGTGGGGCCACTCTTCAGTGGATTAAAGAAGAGCCAGGGGAGGGTGGCAATGGACTCCGCCTAGGGTAGAGATGGAGAGCAGAAGATGGAGTTCTGAAAGACTTTTGTTAAACACATGGTTTGGTTGTGGGAGTGATGGGCAGTTCTGGAGGTGATGGGGAGGAAGAACCAGGGGCTACTGTTGAAGTGACCTGAGCAGCCAGATGGGTTGTGCTGCTCTTCACAAGTGTGAAGTCACACTTGCTGTGTTGGTCCCAGTCTGTGTAACTGAAGCAACTAAGTGTAGGCTCCGCTTTCTGGTTTTATTACAGATGTTTCTGGGCCCTTCTTTATCCCCTTAGAAGGAAACCAGAGAAGTTGGTCTTCCTGCTGGTCTTGCCTGTGTCTCTGGTATTTCCAGAAAGGAATGCCTTTCTGCCACCGCTGGTGGCTTTTGTTTTCTGCATGGTCACTTAGTGCATGGTTGGTATCCACATCGTGGCTGGAGCCCAGAGTGAAAGGACAGAGCGAAGTATTTTAGGtatttttccagaaatattttattcatatataaaCGCATGCTTATATCATTTTTCCGTGGAAATGGCAGCATAATACACATAGATGCTATATttaagcagttttattttttgtttgtttctaaaaaAAACTTTAGcaagtgttttaaagtttttaagaaatatttaattgTTTTGTTTCTAGAGCCCAAGAGTAAGTTCAGTTCCTGCTACGTGTCAAAATTAATGACTTGAGGGTCTGACTTTTTTGCGTTAGTAAAACAGCCTGATCATTTACCCAGTTTGCTGATGTAGCTGGGGGGAAAAGCTTTTaaaagattgtttttaaaaactgtaatgtGAGCCTCCTAAAATTGGAGAAAGGATAGAAGGCTGTGTTGAGTTTTAAAGTTGTGGTTCTGTATtgtttgttcagtctctcagtcgtgtgtctggctctttgcggccccatggactgcagcacgccaggcttccctgtccttcaccatctctgggagtttgctcaaactcatgtctgttgagtcagtgatgccatccaaccatctcatcctctgtcgtctgtttcctcctaccttcaatctttcccagcatcagagtcttttccagtgagtcagttcttcgcatcaggtggccaaagtattggagcttcagcttcagcatcagtccttccaatgaatattcaggactgattacctttaggattgactggtttgttctccttggtGTCCACAGGACtcagaagagtcttctccagcaccacagtttgaaagcatctattctttgctACTCAGCCAATTTTATTGTccaactcacatccgtacatgactgctggaaaaaccgtagctttgattatggacctttgttggcaaaggaatctCTCTGCTCTGAAATACActggctaggttggtcaaagcttttctttcagggagcaagcatcttttcatttcatggatacagtcactgtccacagtgttTTCGGAGCCCACGAAAATACGGTCTATTACTGTTTCcgttgttttcccatctgtttgccatgaagtgatgggactggatgccatgatgttcgtttttcAATGTTaagtattaagccagctttttcactgtcctctttcaccttcatcaagaggctcttgatgctttctgccattagggtggtgttatctgcatatatgaggttattgatatttctcctggcaatcttgattccagcttgtgcttattcagcctagcatttcccatgatgtactttgcatagaaattaaataagcagggtgacgtatctccttgatgtactcctgtccCAGTTTTGGACCAGACCATTGTTTATGTCTGATTCTAtctttcttgacctgcatacaggctttaCAGGacgcaggtaaggtggtctggtattcccgtctctttaagaattttccagtttgtgatctgcacagtcacagactttagtgtagtcaacgtGGTTCTGTATACTTAAGAAAAGTAACAGTCTTCCTGTCTCATAGTTCAGTCAGCTCTCTTGTATGTGGTCTCAGAATTTGTCACTGATGTACCATTCTGGTGTTTTCCATGTTGGCTATAAACATAAAACAGCTTTCAGATTAAGAAGCAGTTTCTTCCTTAACCTCCTGTACTTGCAGACAGTGAAGGCATGAAGGGACAGGCATTTGGGTTTAGCAGTGATGGACCCTGAACCATTGAGAAATTTCTG from Bos taurus isolate L1 Dominette 01449 registration number 42190680 breed Hereford chromosome 21, ARS-UCD2.0, whole genome shotgun sequence includes these protein-coding regions:
- the SELENOS gene encoding selenoprotein S isoform 1 (UGA stop codon recoded as selenocysteine; isoform 1 is encoded by transcript variant 1); this encodes MERDGDQLSARPTLETEGLRFLHVTVGSLLATYGWYIVFSCILLYVVFQKLSTRLRALRQRHLDQAAAALEPDIVVKRQEALAAARLKMQEELNAQVEKHKEKLRQLEEEKRRQKIEMWDSMQEGKSYKGNTRKPQEEDSPGPSTSSVIPKRKSDRKPLRGGGYNPLSGEGGGTCSWRPGRRGPSSGGUG